One window of Quercus robur chromosome 5, dhQueRobu3.1, whole genome shotgun sequence genomic DNA carries:
- the LOC126728400 gene encoding pectinesterase inhibitor 5-like → MASPISCLSILVIPLLVTSLFYQVSNADRALVESICHNSTDYEFCLSSLLSDERSIKSALPTLELISIELNLKVIAVAVNRIPDVRKTLTDPVDKTRLQNCESDIGDAHENMLRASDGAGFQNYDKAQTSLTAALLKIGECSDEYESSPKRQSPLSDLTFKMGRLIDISYVIINKILPV, encoded by the coding sequence atggccTCTCCGATTAGTTGCCTATCAATCTTGGTAATCCCTCTACTAGTCACCTCTCTTTTCTACCAAGTTTCTAATGCAGATCGAGCCCTTGTTGAAAGCATTTGCCACAATTCCACGGACTATGAGTTTTGCTTGTCATCTTTACTTTCAGACGAACGTAGCATTAAATCTGCTTTACCTACGCTGGAACTCATTTCTATTGAATTAAACTTGAAAGTAATAGCAGTTGCCGTTAATCGAATTCCAGATGTTCGTAAAACACTCACAGACCCAGTGGATAAGACTCGACTTCAGAATTGCGAAAGCGATATTGGTGATGCACACGAGAATATGCTTCGTGCAAGTGACGGTGCGGGTTTTCAAAATTATGATAAAGCTCAAACTTCACTTACGGCTGCACTTCTGAAAATTGGAGAATGTAGTGATGAATATGAGAGCTCCCCAAAACGTCAATCACCACTATCAGATCTCACTTTCAAAATGGGGAGGCTAATCGATATTTCTTATGTTATAATTAATAAGATATTGCCAGTGTAA